From a region of the Teredinibacter turnerae genome:
- a CDS encoding anti-sigma factor family protein, which yields MNTDCEVLSPLISGLVDGELTQQQGQRINQHLAICSTCRERYEQLNTLKKLTGDYSLISQDERQEEVLRTDQMANWLAWGGWLLLLIVAMLMGFAVIFTVIHSDMLWWQRCFVGSLTLGFLLLFASVLRQQLKILKTDKFRKVNL from the coding sequence ATGAATACGGATTGCGAGGTGCTATCACCCTTGATTTCCGGACTGGTGGATGGCGAGCTAACCCAACAGCAGGGGCAGCGGATAAATCAGCATCTGGCAATTTGCAGTACGTGCCGTGAGAGATACGAGCAACTTAACACGCTAAAAAAACTAACTGGAGATTACTCACTGATCAGCCAGGACGAACGGCAGGAGGAGGTTTTACGCACTGATCAAATGGCTAACTGGCTGGCCTGGGGTGGCTGGCTATTGCTGCTCATTGTCGCGATGCTAATGGGGTTCGCCGTTATTTTTACCGTGATTCACAGTGATATGCTCTGGTGGCAAAGGTGTTTCGTTGGTTCGCTCACTTTGGGTTTTCTCCTGCTATTCGCCAGTGTGCTGCGTCAGCAGCTTAAAATTCTAAAAACGGATAAATTTCGCAAGGTGAATTTATGA
- a CDS encoding YbjQ family protein, which translates to MSKAVLIPVLTTETVPGREIECALGIVRGNTIRARHLGNDILAGLRSLIGGEITEYTKLIAESREQALERMLLEARELGADAVINLRFTTSTLAAGAAELLAYGTAVKLRAVE; encoded by the coding sequence ATGAGTAAGGCTGTATTAATCCCGGTCCTCACCACAGAAACGGTTCCCGGCCGGGAAATAGAGTGTGCTTTAGGCATAGTGAGAGGGAATACGATCCGCGCTCGGCACCTGGGCAACGATATTTTAGCTGGCCTGCGGTCTCTAATCGGCGGTGAAATCACAGAGTACACAAAGCTCATTGCGGAAAGTCGCGAACAGGCACTGGAGCGCATGCTATTGGAAGCTCGGGAGCTGGGTGCAGACGCCGTTATCAATTTGCGTTTTACAACCAGTACGCTGGCCGCCGGCGCGGCGGAGTTACTGGCTTACGGCACGGCAGTTAAACTGCGTGCAGTCGAGTAA
- a CDS encoding LysM peptidoglycan-binding domain-containing protein, protein MKQGEFEYSVQTGENLLAVARRFRVTLNELLSANPQYRADPDCVRGGDRLIIPTAKLDDTLVRFGDVAAANQTDCCNLLLGDVDWLAPSEGRLTFELAGSEIRGRFFSRKPHVPDATSGVVIGRGYCLRDRSEQEIFNDLREACVDAVDARSLASCRHLTGAKARKFLQDMGYQRIEITPESQYRLFYILFNELIGAVLRIARRLDVVEKYGSVDWHSLDQPVKDLVVDLHYTGDYTNATFERIQPALVSGNRNDLLHVISDQYYWVELRNTPFERFDARKRYLIEAAEAQATAENTP, encoded by the coding sequence ATGAAACAAGGCGAGTTTGAATATTCTGTACAAACTGGCGAGAACCTCTTGGCGGTTGCACGGCGCTTTCGTGTAACGCTTAATGAGTTGCTGTCGGCGAATCCCCAATATCGGGCCGATCCTGACTGCGTGCGCGGTGGCGACCGGTTGATTATTCCGACGGCAAAATTGGATGACACCCTTGTACGATTTGGCGATGTTGCTGCGGCAAACCAAACTGATTGCTGCAACTTGCTGCTGGGTGACGTTGATTGGCTGGCGCCCAGCGAGGGGCGCTTGACCTTTGAGCTGGCAGGCAGCGAGATACGTGGGCGCTTTTTCAGCCGTAAACCCCATGTACCTGATGCCACATCGGGGGTTGTTATTGGTCGTGGCTACTGCTTGCGTGATCGCTCCGAGCAGGAAATATTCAACGACTTGCGAGAGGCGTGTGTGGATGCAGTCGATGCGCGCAGCCTGGCCAGTTGTCGGCATTTAACCGGTGCCAAAGCACGTAAGTTTTTGCAGGATATGGGCTACCAGCGCATCGAAATTACCCCGGAATCCCAGTACCGTTTATTTTATATCTTGTTCAACGAGTTGATCGGAGCCGTTTTGCGTATTGCTCGCCGCCTGGATGTGGTTGAGAAATACGGGTCAGTAGACTGGCATTCCCTGGATCAGCCAGTGAAGGATTTAGTCGTGGATTTGCACTACACGGGCGATTACACCAACGCGACTTTCGAGCGTATTCAGCCTGCGTTGGTGAGCGGTAATCGCAACGATCTGCTTCATGTTATCAGCGACCAGTATTACTGGGTTGAGCTGCGCAATACCCCATTCGAGCGATTCGACGCTCGCAAGCGCTATTTGATTGAAGCTGCGGAGGCGCAGGCGACTGCCGAGAACACACCTTAA
- the gloA gene encoding lactoylglutathione lyase has translation MRFLHTMIRVGDLDKSIAFYTDVLGMELLSKDDFPDGRFTLAFVGYGNEADNTVLELTHNWDTPSYDLGNGFGHLAIGVPDVYDACDKIKAAGGKVVREPGPMKHGTTVLAFVEDPDGYKIELLTSK, from the coding sequence ATGCGTTTTTTACACACCATGATTCGGGTCGGTGACCTGGACAAATCTATTGCTTTTTACACTGACGTATTAGGTATGGAGCTTCTGAGCAAGGACGACTTTCCCGATGGACGTTTTACTTTGGCTTTCGTTGGATACGGCAATGAAGCTGATAACACGGTGCTGGAGTTGACGCACAATTGGGATACACCCAGTTACGATCTTGGTAATGGCTTCGGTCACCTTGCCATCGGTGTTCCCGATGTTTATGACGCTTGTGACAAAATCAAAGCCGCCGGCGGCAAAGTCGTACGTGAGCCCGGCCCAATGAAACATGGCACAACGGTGCTGGCGTTTGTGGAAGATCCCGACGGCTATAAAATCGAGTTATTGACCAGCAAATAG
- the pabB gene encoding aminodeoxychorismate synthase component I, translating into MPGVVKTLLIDNFDSFTFNLYQLIAEVNGQPPTVVRNNAGDWEALKTAEFDNIVISPGPGRADSEADFGICAQVIREAEVPLLGVCLGHQGLCQIMGGEVEYLRPVMHGRTSEVFHQQDPLFAHIPSPFEVVRYHSLVVSKVPSSLQVIAQTADGANMAVRHRHRPMWGVQFHPESVCTEYGRQLLVNFHNLTKAWYGPGFDASVAASQPAKPAPVARSGKAGLKVFYRRLASCLQPSQVFTNCFAAGNSSFWLDSECFRSPQGRFSYMGDAAGPQAEILEYRQQSQLLKVRTHEGERVVATPLFSYLNERLAERELYNSELPFPFNLGYVGYLGYEMKGDCGYAVVHRADTPDACLLFADRICVFDHQAQATYLVCVDSEDEAGRANRWLQQMEQRLDALSKTPVLDLSHALDKHVAAANVQPELFVPAHTDEAYLGLIARAKEMLRRGESYEICLTNQLSAACEFDPLELFLRLRAENPAPYASYLCFDNLQVVSCSPERFLTIDQHGRVETKPIKGTRRRASEAATDAQIIIELTENEKERAENLMIVDLLRNDLGQVSKVGSVSVPALFTVETFETVHQLVSTVVSELDEERTAVDCVRACFPGGSMTGAPKKRTLEILDQLEGRARGVYSGAIGYFALNGSADWSIVIRTLVCAQGRCSLGVGGAITDLSDPRAELEETRIKAEAILRGVAGILSH; encoded by the coding sequence GTGCCGGGTGTTGTGAAAACCCTTCTCATCGATAATTTCGATTCATTTACGTTTAATCTGTATCAGCTGATCGCAGAGGTTAACGGCCAGCCGCCGACCGTCGTACGTAACAACGCTGGTGATTGGGAAGCGTTAAAAACGGCAGAATTCGACAACATCGTTATTTCACCCGGCCCCGGGCGTGCCGACAGTGAGGCGGACTTTGGCATTTGCGCGCAAGTGATTCGCGAGGCAGAGGTACCGCTTCTTGGTGTGTGTCTTGGTCATCAAGGTTTGTGTCAGATTATGGGCGGGGAGGTCGAATACTTGCGACCGGTTATGCACGGCCGCACCAGCGAAGTATTCCATCAGCAGGATCCACTCTTTGCGCACATCCCCTCACCCTTTGAGGTTGTTCGTTACCACTCGCTGGTGGTGAGCAAAGTCCCTTCCTCTCTGCAAGTCATCGCCCAAACAGCCGACGGCGCCAATATGGCCGTGCGACACCGGCATCGCCCAATGTGGGGGGTGCAGTTTCATCCCGAGTCTGTATGTACCGAGTATGGTCGCCAGTTGCTCGTCAACTTTCACAATTTAACCAAAGCCTGGTATGGCCCGGGTTTCGATGCGTCTGTGGCGGCCAGTCAGCCCGCTAAGCCGGCGCCAGTTGCCCGATCTGGGAAGGCCGGTTTAAAAGTATTTTATCGTCGGCTGGCCAGTTGCTTGCAACCGAGTCAGGTTTTTACAAACTGTTTTGCAGCCGGCAACTCGAGTTTCTGGCTGGACAGTGAATGCTTCCGTTCGCCACAAGGGCGCTTTTCTTACATGGGTGATGCCGCGGGCCCGCAGGCGGAAATACTGGAGTACAGACAGCAGTCGCAGCTGCTCAAGGTGCGAACTCACGAGGGCGAGCGTGTTGTTGCGACGCCCCTGTTTAGTTATCTCAATGAACGGTTAGCTGAACGCGAATTATATAACAGTGAACTGCCATTTCCATTTAATCTCGGGTACGTGGGGTATTTGGGTTATGAGATGAAGGGCGATTGCGGCTACGCAGTTGTCCATCGTGCAGATACCCCAGACGCATGTTTATTGTTTGCTGACAGAATATGTGTGTTTGATCATCAGGCGCAAGCAACTTACCTGGTCTGTGTCGACAGTGAAGACGAGGCCGGTCGCGCGAACCGGTGGCTCCAGCAGATGGAGCAACGCTTGGATGCACTGAGCAAAACTCCGGTTCTAGATCTATCCCACGCGCTAGATAAACACGTGGCTGCCGCAAACGTTCAGCCTGAACTTTTCGTGCCCGCCCACACGGATGAGGCGTACCTTGGTTTGATTGCGCGCGCGAAGGAAATGCTGAGACGCGGTGAGAGTTACGAAATTTGCCTTACCAATCAGCTCAGCGCGGCATGTGAGTTTGACCCCCTGGAACTCTTTTTGCGGCTGCGCGCCGAGAACCCTGCGCCTTATGCCAGCTATTTGTGCTTTGATAATCTTCAGGTGGTGAGTTGTTCACCTGAGCGCTTTCTGACCATTGATCAACATGGTCGAGTTGAAACCAAGCCGATCAAGGGGACCCGTCGCCGTGCAAGTGAGGCCGCGACTGATGCGCAGATCATTATTGAGCTGACGGAAAATGAAAAGGAGCGCGCAGAAAACTTGATGATTGTTGATTTGCTGCGCAACGATCTTGGACAGGTCTCGAAAGTGGGGAGTGTCTCTGTGCCAGCCCTGTTTACCGTTGAAACTTTTGAAACAGTCCACCAGTTGGTGTCCACGGTGGTGAGTGAGCTGGATGAGGAACGCACTGCGGTGGATTGCGTTCGGGCGTGCTTTCCCGGCGGCTCTATGACCGGCGCCCCCAAAAAGCGAACGCTGGAAATCCTGGATCAATTGGAAGGGCGCGCACGTGGGGTCTACTCCGGTGCGATTGGTTATTTTGCACTGAACGGTTCGGCCGACTGGAGCATCGTGATTCGCACTCTGGTGTGCGCCCAAGGGCGTTGTAGCCTCGGCGTGGGCGGCGCTATTACTGATCTGTCAGATCCTCGCGCGGAGCTTGAGGAAACCCGCATAAAGGCTGAAGCTATTTTGCGGGGCGTCGCGGGAATACTGAGCCACTAA
- a CDS encoding ParA family protein, which translates to MNQIFIANPKGGCGKTTISTQIAGYYANLGYRVLLVDHDAQKSSSDWLASRPARCSSIQLRATTVETPVSDGEAEVVVHDMPAAWSLDHVVDIIHAGDKVLVPVLSSPTDIKACLRFLMELYRSGIFEAGIRMGMVANRSREHTRYYKILIEFLERLESPLVANLRDTQNYVRAMDRGLTIFDLPESRVAADLAQWQPIFDWLDVAPPANPIRTEEVLAG; encoded by the coding sequence ATGAACCAGATATTTATCGCCAACCCCAAAGGTGGTTGCGGCAAAACCACCATCTCCACGCAAATCGCCGGCTATTATGCGAACCTTGGGTATCGCGTGCTGTTGGTTGATCACGACGCACAAAAATCGAGTTCCGACTGGCTGGCCAGTCGACCCGCCCGCTGCTCCTCTATTCAATTGCGCGCCACCACTGTCGAGACCCCGGTATCAGACGGGGAAGCGGAGGTCGTTGTGCATGATATGCCTGCCGCCTGGTCACTGGACCATGTGGTCGATATTATTCACGCGGGCGACAAAGTACTGGTGCCCGTGTTGTCCTCACCGACCGATATAAAAGCCTGTTTGCGATTTTTAATGGAGCTGTACCGTTCGGGTATTTTTGAGGCGGGAATTCGGATGGGGATGGTGGCCAACCGCTCGCGGGAGCACACGCGCTATTACAAGATATTGATCGAGTTTCTGGAGCGCTTGGAGTCGCCGTTGGTAGCGAACCTACGCGATACACAGAACTATGTTCGGGCAATGGATCGCGGGCTCACAATATTTGACCTGCCGGAGTCCCGAGTAGCCGCTGATTTGGCTCAGTGGCAACCCATTTTCGACTGGCTAGACGTTGCGCCCCCGGCGAACCCTATACGCACCGAAGAGGTGTTGGCAGGCTGA
- a CDS encoding electron transport complex subunit E — MASYRELTINGLWKNNPALVQLLGLCPLLAVTGSVVNALGLGLATMLVLVGSNIAVSIIRNAVSDAVKLPAFVMIIAAFTTCTELLMQAYTYELYQILGIFIPLIVTNCSILGRADAFACKNPILPSAVDGLMMGAGFLCVLVVIGALREVLGAGTLFANMHLLFGEGARSWTLHVFGDSYPGFLVAVLPPGAFLIAGLLIAIKNMIDSHFEKRAAARKSAVSKGSKRVRTTGQIA; from the coding sequence ATGGCGAGTTACCGTGAGCTAACCATCAACGGCCTATGGAAAAATAACCCCGCATTAGTGCAGTTACTGGGTCTCTGCCCGCTACTGGCGGTTACCGGCTCGGTGGTCAACGCACTGGGGCTCGGCCTCGCCACTATGCTTGTTCTGGTAGGTTCGAATATCGCCGTTTCCATAATCCGCAATGCGGTAAGTGACGCGGTAAAGCTGCCCGCGTTTGTGATGATTATCGCTGCGTTTACCACCTGTACCGAACTGCTGATGCAAGCTTACACCTACGAGCTGTATCAGATTCTCGGCATTTTTATTCCTCTGATTGTGACCAACTGCTCGATACTCGGTCGCGCAGATGCATTTGCGTGCAAAAACCCAATTTTGCCTTCGGCTGTGGACGGACTGATGATGGGCGCCGGTTTTTTGTGCGTGCTGGTTGTCATCGGCGCATTGCGAGAAGTATTGGGTGCAGGCACGTTGTTTGCGAACATGCACTTGTTATTTGGCGAGGGAGCACGCAGTTGGACACTTCATGTGTTTGGCGATAGCTACCCGGGGTTTCTGGTCGCGGTATTACCGCCGGGCGCGTTTTTGATTGCCGGGTTGCTCATCGCGATCAAAAACATGATCGACAGTCATTTCGAAAAACGCGCCGCCGCTCGCAAGAGCGCCGTTAGCAAAGGCAGCAAACGGGTGCGAACTACGGGTCAAATCGCCTGA
- the rsxG gene encoding electron transport complex subunit RsxG: MIGQSISKNSLVLALFALATAGVLATTYTATEARIAEAERRAAESALLEIVPRERHDNDMLADSLPLPANLALALGVPPGTLANVAYRKGMPVAVILPSVAPDGYSGAIKLIVGINTDGSVAGVRALSHKETPGLGDKVDLRKSDWVLGFNDKSLGNPSVDDWAVKKDGGEFDQFTGATITPRAVVKQVKQTLQLFQKHKAELLPTTPPSAEDK, encoded by the coding sequence GTGATCGGGCAGTCCATTAGTAAAAACAGCCTGGTGCTGGCGTTGTTTGCACTTGCGACTGCCGGTGTACTGGCAACCACCTATACCGCCACAGAAGCAAGAATTGCTGAAGCGGAAAGACGTGCAGCCGAATCCGCATTGCTCGAAATCGTGCCCCGCGAGCGCCATGATAACGACATGCTCGCTGATAGCTTGCCGCTTCCGGCCAACCTGGCATTAGCCCTCGGCGTACCACCGGGAACACTCGCGAATGTCGCCTACCGGAAGGGTATGCCCGTGGCGGTTATTCTGCCATCTGTCGCCCCCGACGGTTACAGTGGCGCGATAAAACTGATCGTCGGTATCAACACAGATGGCTCCGTTGCCGGTGTACGCGCTCTCAGCCATAAAGAGACCCCGGGACTGGGGGATAAAGTCGATTTGCGCAAAAGCGACTGGGTGTTGGGGTTCAACGATAAGTCGCTGGGCAACCCATCGGTCGACGATTGGGCGGTGAAAAAAGACGGTGGCGAATTCGATCAATTTACCGGCGCGACTATTACCCCGCGCGCTGTGGTGAAGCAAGTAAAACAAACGCTGCAGCTGTTTCAGAAACACAAAGCCGAACTACTGCCCACCACACCACCCTCAGCGGAGGATAAATAA
- the rsxD gene encoding electron transport complex subunit RsxD, giving the protein MAFIRVTSPHTHAVGRTSTVMQTVLLATLPGIAVMVAYFGVGVLTNVLLASLFCVAFEAAFLKLRQRPLAFYLGDFSALVTAFLLALALPPYSPWWLLATGSFFAIVVAKQLYGGLGYNPFNPAMVGYIVLLISFPLEMSRWPAAVSTLADGQSLPSIGATLQQVFLGNVIDGYSGATPLDVVKQNSSQLLETVYQQAPTFQHGTFVGAGWEWVNLAFLAGGVFLLYKKVFTWHAPVAMLAALGVCAALFYDGGSSASGGSPLFHWFSGATMLGAFFIVTDPVSSAVSNRGRLVYGALIGLLIFVIRHWGNYPDAVAFSVLLLNFAAPFIDYYTKPVTYGHGKRGGNKE; this is encoded by the coding sequence ATGGCATTTATCCGAGTAACTTCCCCGCACACCCACGCTGTCGGTCGCACCAGCACAGTGATGCAAACCGTTCTCCTGGCAACATTGCCAGGTATTGCTGTCATGGTGGCCTATTTTGGCGTTGGTGTACTCACCAACGTTTTGTTGGCCAGCCTCTTCTGTGTCGCGTTTGAGGCGGCATTTTTGAAATTGCGTCAACGGCCGCTGGCGTTTTACCTCGGTGACTTCAGTGCCCTGGTAACCGCATTCCTGTTGGCGCTGGCACTCCCCCCCTACTCGCCCTGGTGGCTGCTGGCCACCGGTAGTTTTTTCGCCATAGTCGTCGCCAAACAGCTTTATGGCGGGCTGGGGTACAACCCGTTTAACCCGGCGATGGTGGGTTACATTGTGTTGCTGATCTCCTTCCCGCTGGAGATGAGTCGTTGGCCCGCGGCTGTGTCTACGCTGGCCGATGGGCAGTCGCTTCCGTCCATTGGTGCCACACTACAGCAGGTATTTCTCGGTAACGTTATTGATGGTTACAGCGGGGCTACACCGCTGGATGTGGTAAAACAAAACAGCAGTCAACTGCTCGAGACCGTATACCAGCAGGCTCCGACCTTTCAGCACGGCACGTTCGTTGGCGCAGGCTGGGAGTGGGTAAACCTCGCATTTTTAGCGGGCGGCGTATTCCTGCTGTATAAAAAAGTTTTTACCTGGCATGCCCCCGTGGCCATGCTGGCGGCATTGGGTGTGTGTGCGGCGCTATTCTATGATGGCGGTAGCTCAGCCAGCGGCGGTTCACCCTTGTTCCACTGGTTCTCCGGCGCCACCATGCTCGGCGCGTTTTTTATTGTTACCGATCCGGTTTCGAGCGCAGTCAGCAACCGTGGGCGACTGGTGTATGGCGCACTGATCGGCTTGTTAATTTTCGTGATCCGGCACTGGGGCAATTATCCGGACGCGGTGGCCTTCTCTGTGCTGCTATTGAATTTCGCCGCCCCCTTCATCGACTATTACACCAAACCAGTAACCTACGGGCACGGTAAGCGTGGGGGGAACAAGGAGTGA
- the rsxC gene encoding electron transport complex subunit RsxC, which translates to MSASQIFAIHGGVHPPENKHQSTAEPIGTIPLANEIVLPLSQHLGAPATPIVAVGDRVLKGQIIADADGLISAPVHASTSGKVVAIESHPIPHPSGVNGPCIVIEPDHEDRWANLSPCDDYRQISREECLERIRNAGVAGMGGAGFPAAVKLNPRANQPIDTLILNGTECEPYITADDMLMREKADEVVAGALLLGHLLGNPANILIGIEDNKPEAIATMRKAAEGTSANVVVFPTKYPSGGEKQLIEIVTGRQVPSGALPANIGIVVQNVGTARAAWRAVRYGEPLISRITTVVGRSLAQQRNIEVPLGTPIVHVLKHHGWNPEVCARLIIGGPMMGFTMENALAPVVKTTNCLLVPSHDEMPAQPPAQACIRCGMCAQACPASLLPQQMFWYAQSEDFDKLKEHNLFDCIECGACSYVCPSSIPLVQYYRASKGEIRRLDKEKEKSDRSRLRFEARKERIAQMEAEKEAKRLARKAAAEAAKKATAEKTTPPLVADAVTESKTTAVDPNKELAKLERALSSAKSRVERAQKALDEAKAEGADQSREDALSARLKQAEQKVQEAQQKLDGFSSSQTTVDTSATAITQKLALSPTAQLEKSISSIEKRLQTAREKHRDAETTGSPSAAALKLGVEKLEQKLETSRAELAQLQQEPPGEPVATQPNEQDAAQAAIAKAKARAAEQAAMSDEDKHAAQVKSLQTRLTKARARLEKAQQENDENLDAFATSVAKLEQKLEQATTELSSNE; encoded by the coding sequence ATGAGTGCATCCCAGATTTTTGCGATTCACGGTGGTGTGCACCCCCCGGAGAACAAACATCAATCTACGGCAGAGCCTATCGGCACAATTCCGTTAGCAAATGAGATTGTGCTGCCGCTCAGCCAGCATTTGGGAGCCCCGGCAACGCCAATTGTGGCAGTGGGCGACCGGGTGTTAAAAGGCCAGATTATCGCCGACGCAGATGGACTGATCAGTGCGCCGGTGCACGCCTCAACATCTGGCAAAGTAGTCGCCATTGAGAGCCACCCGATCCCTCATCCGTCCGGCGTGAACGGGCCCTGCATTGTGATCGAGCCCGACCACGAGGACCGGTGGGCAAACCTCAGCCCCTGCGACGATTATCGACAGATCAGTCGCGAAGAGTGTCTCGAACGGATTCGCAACGCCGGTGTGGCCGGAATGGGCGGCGCAGGCTTCCCCGCTGCAGTAAAGCTCAACCCGCGAGCGAACCAACCTATAGATACACTTATCCTCAACGGTACTGAGTGCGAGCCCTATATCACTGCAGATGACATGCTAATGCGTGAAAAGGCCGATGAGGTCGTTGCCGGAGCACTCCTACTCGGGCACCTGTTGGGTAATCCCGCCAACATTTTAATCGGCATCGAAGACAATAAGCCGGAAGCCATTGCTACCATGCGCAAGGCAGCAGAAGGTACTTCTGCAAACGTTGTTGTGTTCCCAACTAAATACCCCTCCGGTGGCGAGAAACAACTTATTGAGATTGTCACTGGTCGTCAGGTACCCAGCGGCGCCTTACCGGCGAATATTGGAATCGTGGTGCAAAACGTTGGTACGGCACGTGCCGCATGGCGGGCAGTGCGCTACGGTGAACCCCTGATCAGCCGTATTACAACAGTTGTCGGGCGCTCATTGGCTCAGCAACGCAATATCGAAGTCCCGCTTGGGACACCCATTGTGCACGTACTCAAACACCATGGTTGGAACCCGGAAGTCTGTGCGCGCCTGATCATCGGTGGCCCGATGATGGGCTTCACAATGGAAAACGCCTTGGCGCCGGTGGTAAAAACGACCAACTGTCTGCTGGTGCCGAGCCACGACGAGATGCCTGCGCAGCCACCGGCACAAGCGTGCATTCGATGCGGCATGTGCGCTCAGGCTTGTCCCGCGTCACTGTTACCGCAGCAGATGTTCTGGTATGCGCAAAGCGAAGATTTCGACAAACTCAAAGAACACAATTTGTTCGACTGTATTGAGTGCGGCGCATGCTCCTATGTGTGCCCGAGCAGTATTCCATTAGTGCAATACTACCGCGCGTCCAAAGGCGAGATCCGCCGCCTTGATAAAGAAAAAGAAAAGTCAGATCGCTCGCGCCTGCGCTTTGAGGCGCGCAAAGAGCGAATCGCACAAATGGAAGCGGAAAAAGAAGCCAAGCGTTTAGCACGCAAAGCTGCAGCGGAAGCCGCCAAAAAAGCGACCGCCGAAAAAACGACGCCACCACTGGTTGCTGATGCCGTTACTGAAAGTAAAACTACCGCAGTCGATCCCAACAAAGAGCTGGCAAAACTCGAACGCGCATTAAGCAGTGCTAAAAGCCGCGTGGAGCGCGCCCAAAAAGCGCTCGACGAGGCAAAAGCGGAAGGGGCAGACCAGTCCCGAGAGGATGCGCTGAGCGCTCGGCTTAAGCAAGCCGAACAGAAAGTACAGGAAGCGCAACAAAAACTGGACGGCTTCAGCAGCAGCCAAACAACCGTTGACACTTCCGCTACGGCCATAACCCAAAAGCTGGCACTATCGCCGACGGCACAACTCGAAAAATCCATTAGCTCGATTGAGAAGCGCCTGCAAACGGCCCGAGAAAAACACCGGGATGCAGAAACGACCGGTTCACCTAGCGCAGCCGCACTTAAGCTCGGTGTTGAGAAACTGGAGCAAAAGCTGGAAACCAGCCGTGCAGAATTAGCACAACTGCAACAAGAGCCACCAGGTGAGCCCGTTGCAACACAGCCCAACGAACAAGACGCAGCTCAAGCCGCCATCGCCAAAGCGAAGGCCCGCGCTGCGGAACAGGCCGCTATGAGTGACGAAGACAAGCACGCCGCTCAGGTCAAATCGCTCCAAACACGCCTGACCAAAGCACGCGCGCGACTGGAGAAAGCCCAGCAAGAAAATGATGAAAACCTGGACGCCTTTGCCACCAGTGTTGCCAAGCTCGAACAAAAACTCGAGCAGGCAACAACCGAGTTAAGCAGTAACGAGTAA
- the rsxB gene encoding electron transport complex subunit RsxB yields MIELLIQHPIIAALIALGLMAAVFGGVLGFAAVKFKVEGDPLVDQIDELLPQTQCGQCGYPGCRPYAQAIVGGDAINKCPPGGHTTIAALANLLDVDAPDLDSEHGEESEVKKVAFIREDECIGCTKCIQACPVDAILGAAKQMHTVIGSECTGCDLCVEPCPVDCIEMRPVQQGLAEWKWEMPKPAQIIATDREKEHAA; encoded by the coding sequence ATGATCGAGCTTCTGATTCAACATCCCATTATTGCGGCGCTGATCGCTCTCGGCCTTATGGCCGCGGTCTTCGGCGGCGTACTCGGCTTTGCTGCCGTTAAATTCAAAGTTGAAGGCGACCCTCTGGTCGACCAGATCGACGAACTTCTACCGCAAACTCAATGTGGTCAGTGTGGCTACCCGGGATGCCGTCCCTATGCCCAGGCAATTGTTGGAGGCGATGCGATCAATAAGTGCCCCCCAGGCGGGCATACCACGATTGCAGCCCTGGCAAACTTGCTGGATGTAGACGCCCCCGATCTCGATTCCGAACACGGTGAAGAGTCGGAAGTAAAAAAAGTTGCGTTTATCCGCGAAGATGAATGTATCGGCTGCACCAAGTGTATCCAGGCCTGTCCTGTCGACGCGATTTTGGGCGCGGCCAAACAAATGCACACGGTTATCGGCTCAGAATGCACTGGCTGCGATCTGTGCGTAGAGCCCTGCCCGGTAGATTGCATCGAAATGAGACCAGTGCAGCAGGGGCTGGCAGAGTGGAAGTGGGAGATGCCGAAACCCGCTCAGATTATCGCTACCGACCGAGAAAAGGAGCACGCGGCATGA